A single region of the Lepeophtheirus salmonis chromosome 12, UVic_Lsal_1.4, whole genome shotgun sequence genome encodes:
- the LOC121126726 gene encoding uncharacterized protein isoform X2: MNKFVVFGLLLFLCKTEIISSFPILNEDDSSEPNLFNSYENYKNYEKKVIDYIRNLELEMNELNGSDQLSDMMNTDYHNIDKRRRRRYGFWITAINKMGNGGKRSLFKRNGKFIPITTLSSKLLNLPNKE, translated from the exons ATGAACAAATTTGTAGTTTTtggacttttattatttctttgtaaaaCAGAAATCATAAGTAGTTttcctattttaaatgaagatg ACTCAAGCGAACCAAATTTGTTCAATTCATAcgaaaactacaaaaattatgaaaaaaaagttatcgaCTATATTCGTAATTTGGAATTAGAGATGAATGAATTAAATGGTTCTGACCAGTTATCCGATATGATGAATACTGATTACCACAACATTGATAAAAGGC GAAGACGGAGGTATGGGTTCTGGATTACAGCAATCAATAAAATGg GAAATGGTGGTAAGAGGAGTTTGTTCAAAAGAAATGGTAAATTTATTCCAATTACAACATTGTCTTCCAAATTATTAAATCTTCCAA acaaagagtaa
- the LOC121126726 gene encoding uncharacterized protein isoform X1 encodes MNKFVVFGLLLFLCKTEIISSFPILNEDDSSEPNLFNSYENYKNYEKKVIDYIRNLELEMNELNGSDQLSDMMNTDYHNIDKRRRRRYGFWITAINKMGNGGKRSLFKRNGKFIPITTLSSKLLNLPNFG; translated from the exons ATGAACAAATTTGTAGTTTTtggacttttattatttctttgtaaaaCAGAAATCATAAGTAGTTttcctattttaaatgaagatg ACTCAAGCGAACCAAATTTGTTCAATTCATAcgaaaactacaaaaattatgaaaaaaaagttatcgaCTATATTCGTAATTTGGAATTAGAGATGAATGAATTAAATGGTTCTGACCAGTTATCCGATATGATGAATACTGATTACCACAACATTGATAAAAGGC GAAGACGGAGGTATGGGTTCTGGATTACAGCAATCAATAAAATGg GAAATGGTGGTAAGAGGAGTTTGTTCAAAAGAAATGGTAAATTTATTCCAATTACAACATTGTCTTCCAAATTATTAAATCTTCCAA attttggataa